In a single window of the Coffea eugenioides isolate CCC68of chromosome 3, Ceug_1.0, whole genome shotgun sequence genome:
- the LOC113766631 gene encoding disease resistance RPP13-like protein 4, whose amino-acid sequence MKDWEGELIKRFRTLVQDIDKEIETELEKMKDWEGELMKRFRTLVHDIDNDFWFDRLKHGNADDILNGLELIRKRVASVNQLFPAKESQSFTGKDQPMSEEWSRLGVEEKIYDSNIKAISDFRKSFDCLESNQLKVCSLCLSIFPENSIIKKRPLIYWWIGEGMVAKTSEKTAEEVGEDVFGQLINESFIIPKVENHSPNINSFIVHPWIRRMLISVAKGLHFFEFNPTGMPSNDHRHAFLFAGLDASASEMPDGILTVFNVNCQYLRFKLDWLSRLNRVEVLQLGRWQNSVEHHIEVEYELSLNGLGSQTSLRYLSLRGISRLTNLPRSVLKLISLEILDLRACHSLEKLPSDISALRNLTHLDVSECYLLERMPDGIHKLSALQVLKGFVIGSVGRNPCKLSQLAQLKRLRKLSIRIGNEAVGEGEFSNLENFEALEILVISCGAVTEVTKDALKTISVPPKLKKLDLWCIPFQDMPNWLKPVSEELEN is encoded by the exons ATGAAAGATTGGGAAGGCGAACTCATAAAACGGTTCAGAACTTTGGTGCAAGACATCGATAAAGAAATTGAGACTGAACTTGAAAAGATGAAAGATTGGGAAGGGGAACTCATGAAACGGTTCAGAACTTTGGTTCACGACATCGATAATGATTTTTGGTTTGATAGATTGAAGCATGGCAACGCCGATGATATTCTTAATGGATTGGAGCTCATCAGAAAGAGGGTTGCATCTGTAAATCAGCTCTTTCCGGCGAAAGAAAGTCAGTCTTTTACTGGGAAGGATCAGCCAATGTCTGAAGAGTGGTCGAGACTTGGTGTGGAGGAAAAAATTTATGATAGCAATATCAAAGCAATATCAGATTTTCGGAAAAGTTTTGACTGTCTGGAGAGCAATCAATTGAAAGTATGCTCCTTGTGCCTTTCAATTTTCCCAGAGAATAGCATCATAAAGAAGAGACCCCTTATTTACTGGTGGATAGGAGAGGGTATGGTCGCTAAAACCTCAGAAAAGACTGCAGAGGAGGTTGGAGAAGATGTCTTTGGACAATTGATAAATGAAAGCTTCATAATCCCCAAAGTTGAGAATCATTCTCCCAATATAAACAGTTTTATCGTGCACCCTTGGATTCGAAGAATGCTGATCTCGGTTGCAAAAGGACTTCACTTTTTTGAATTTAATCCTACAGGGATGCCTAGCAATGATCATCGTCATGCATTCTTATTTGCGGGTCTTGATGCTTCAGCCAGTGAGATGCCTGATGGTATTCTTACGGTTTTCAATGTGAATTGTCAATATCTTAGATTTAAACTTGACTGGCTCTCGAGGTTGAATAGGGTTGAGGTTCTTCAGTTGGGCCGGTGGCAAAACTCTGTCGAACATCATATTGAAGTGGAATACGAACTCTCTTTGAATGGTTTGGGAAGTCAGACATCCCTAAGATATCTAAGCCTCAGAGGCATTTCTAGATTGACTAACCTACCTCGTTCTGTGCTTAAACTAATAAGCCTTGAGATTCTGGATTTACGTGCATGTCACAGTCTAGAGAAACTGCCTTCTGATATATCAGCACTGAGAAATCTTACTCACTTGGACGTGTCAGAGTGTTACCTGCTCGAAAGGATGCCAGATGGTATTCATAAGCTCTCTGCTCTCCAAGTACTAAAGGGTTTTGTGATAGGAAGTGTTGGAAGAAATCCGTGCAAGCTAAGTCAACTTGCTCAGTTAAAAAGGTTAAGGAAATTGAGTATACGAATTGGGAATGAAGCTGTAGGAGAAGGGGAGTTTTCAAACTTGGAGAACTTTGAAGCCCTGGAAATTCTGGTAATATCATGTGGAGCAGTTACAGAAGTTACAAAAGATGCTCTAAAGACCATCTCAGTCCCACCAAAACTTAAGAAATTGGACCTCTGGTGCATCCCTTTCCAAGATATGCCCAATTGGCTAAAGCCTG TATCTGAAGAACTTGAAAATTAA
- the LOC113766630 gene encoding uncharacterized protein LOC113766630 → METRMSQMTTTINRLESHVYEKLISQPEVNPRNISAMTLRSGKEVEGPKVTNLKSKSEDEIEKEIEEEGHIRGGPEVTLTLSIPVKSNLPPFPCRLAKTKKAEKEKEILDVFKKVEINIPLLEAIKQVPKYAKFLKDLCTHKRKLRGDKRVAVGENVSAMLQRKLPPKCGDPGMFTIPCKIGNTPIRKAMLDLGASINVMPKTIFASLNLGPLKEIAIIIQLADRTNVYPEELVDDVLVQINELVFPADFYILDMEDEKSLNPSPILLGRLFLSTARTKIDVNEGTLAMELDGETVNFNIFEAMKYPEESNSVFGLSVVEPFVQEIFELDGKDALEVALMKHLELGVTLGVDLREELLHAVEALHSLPTVSPRYELTSLFVPETQTKLLPSVVQAPELELKPLPKHLKYAFLGDREILPVIISVHLSPSQEDRLVRILREHKEAIGWSIADIKGISPSLCMHRIRLEDDAKPVRQAQRRLNPLMMKVVKKEIVKLLEVGIISAISDSPWVSPVQVVPKKAGVTVEEN, encoded by the coding sequence ATGGAGACTCGCATGAGTCAAATGACAACTACCATAAATCGCCTGGAGTCTCACGTTTATGAAAAATTGATATCGCAACCTGAGGTAAATCCTAGAAATATAAGTGCCATGACAttaaggagtggcaaggaagtgGAGGGACCAAAGGTCACGAACTTAAAGAGTAAAAGTGAAGACGAGATCGAGAAGGAGATAGAGGAAGAAGGACACATTCGTGGAGGTCCTGAGGTAACTCTTACACTATCAATACCCGTTAAATCTAATTTACCTCCTTTTCCATGCAGGCTGGCAAAGACGAAGAAggcagagaaggaaaaagagatcCTGGACGTGTTCAAAAAGGTGGAGATCAACATCCCCTTGTTGGAAGCAATTAAGCAAGTGCCGAAATACGCAAAATTTCTCAAGGACTTGTGCACTCATAAGAGAAAATTGAGAGGGGATAAAAGAGTAGCGGTGGGAGAGAATGTGTCAGCCATGCTCCAAAGGAAGCTCCCACCCAAGTGtggagatccaggtatgttcacAATCCCATGCAAGATAGGAAATACACCAATTAGAAAAGCAATGTTAGATTTAGGGGCGTCAATCAATGTGATGCCAAAGACCATTTTTGCTTCTCTAAATCTTGGGCCACTTAAAGAAATAGCCATCATAATCCAACTAGCTGATCGCACAAATGTATATCCAGAGGAGCTAGTTGACGATGTCTTGGTTCAGATAAATGAATTGGTCTTTCCTGCAGATTTTTATATCTTGGACATGGAAGATGAAAAATCATTAAACCCGTCACCTATCTTGTTAGGTAGACTGTTTCTTAGTACTGCCAGGACTAAAATAGATGTGAATGAGGGTACTTTGGCAATGGAATTGGATGGTGAAACTgtgaatttcaatatttttgagGCGATGAAGTATCCAGAAGAATCTAACTCGGTCTTTGGTTTGAGCGTTGTTGAGCCTTTTGTGCAGGAAATTTTCGAATTAGATGGCAAAGACGCATTGGAAGTGGCTCTAATGAAGCATTTGGAGTTGGGTGTAACTCTTGGTGTGGATTTAAGGGAAGAGTTGCTCCATGCTGTTGAGGCCTTACATTCACTACCCACCGTATCCCCAAGGTATGAACTTACTTCTCTTTTTGTGCCAGAAACTCAGACGAAGTTGCTTCCTTCAGTTGTGCAGGCACCGGAATTAGAACTAAAGCCTCTCCCGAAGCATCTAAAGTACGCATTCCTAGGAGATCGGGAGATACTCCCAGTGATCATCTCTGTACATCTATCTCCAAGTCAAGAGGACAGACTGGTGCGAATCCTTAGGGAGCATAAGGAAGCAATTGGGTGGAGTATAGCTGATATTAAAGGGATCAGCCCGTCCTTGTGCATGCACCGGATAAGGCTCGAGGATGATGCAAAGCCGGTGAGGCAAGCACAGCGAAGATTAAACCCCCTGATGATGAAAGTTGTGAAAAAGGAGATAGTCAAACTCCTAGAGGTGGGGATCATTTCTGCTATCTCGGATAGCCCATGGGTGAGCCCTGTCCAGGTGGTCCCGAAGAAGGCGGGAGTGACCGTGGAGGAGAACTAG
- the LOC113766629 gene encoding uncharacterized protein LOC113766629, giving the protein MGDNSILPLSSICRNVFTLETLRIFGLSDLMRLLDCLFQKNPKLAHFALAYCSNLTNVASRLSGNASSLKILEIERSIVVCTSLESLLVKYCDELVDFLMDLQKLPSLMCLMIHRCPKLDMVPRGLCGLTRLSQLDLGYFLEFGSFQIIFNGIEQNLSSFYKLELFGCSDWDSLPDQLQYLTFLKQLSINDFGVETLLNWLGNIFSLETLRLFNCEKLHQLPSLEAMRDMIKLKEFTMTNCPLLQASCI; this is encoded by the exons ATGGGCGACAACAGCATCTTGCCATTGTCAAGCATATGTAGAAATGTTTTCACTCTTGAAACACTTCGCATATTTGGTCTGTCAGATCTAATGCGCCTTTTAGATTGTCTATTTCAGAAAAATCCGAAGCTTGCACATTTTGCTTTGGCCTATTGTTCAAACCTGACAAATGTTGCTTCAAGATTGTCAGGTAATGCCAGTTCTCTTAAGATTTTGGAGATTGA GAGAAGCATTGTAGTTTGCACCTCTCTGGAGTCTCTGTTAGTAAAGTACTGCGATGAGCTTGTAGATTTCTTGATGGATTTGCAGAAGTTGCCTTCTCTCATGTGTCTGATGATACATCGCTGTCCCAAATTGGACATGGTGCCCAGAGGATTGTGTGGTCTGACTAGGCTGAGCCAATTGGACCTTGGTTATTTCTTGGAGTTTGGCTCAttccaaatcattttcaatGGCATTGAGCAGAATCTTTCGTCCTTCTACAAACTAGAATTGTTTGGGTGCTCTGACTGGGATTCTCTGCCTGATCAACTTCAGTACCTCACATTTTTGAAACAACTGAGCATAAATGATTTTGGAGTTGAAACTTTGCTCAATTGGCTTGGGAATATTTTCTCTCTCGAAACTCTGAGGCTGTTCAATTGCGAGAAACTGCATCAGCTGCCTTCCTTAGAGGCCATGAGAGATATGATCAAACTGAAGGAATTTACAATGACAAATTGTCCTCTGTTACAAGCTAGTTGCATCTAG